A section of the Bacillota bacterium genome encodes:
- a CDS encoding bifunctional 5,10-methylene-tetrahydrofolate dehydrogenase/5,10-methylene-tetrahydrofolate cyclohydrolase, giving the protein MALIMKGSEVTKAMKDKMIIEVEELKNKGILPTLAIVRLGERPDDLAYERGAIKRCESVGINCTVFAFSEDISEEGLINEINKINVDGNIHGILVFRPLPKHIDEEKIKGIICPDKDVDCMNPVNIAKVFAGDGSGFAPCTPEAVIEMIDYYKIPVESKNVVVIGRSMVVGKPLSMLLLKKHGTVTICHTRTKNLEEICKRADILIAAAGKAKMVNRNFISPSTVVIDVGINVDPDGNLCGDVDFDSVADIAGSITPVPGGVGTVTTSVLAKHVIQAARKAYEKNQ; this is encoded by the coding sequence ATGGCGTTAATAATGAAGGGCTCAGAAGTAACTAAAGCTATGAAGGATAAAATGATAATTGAAGTGGAGGAACTAAAAAATAAAGGTATTTTACCTACATTGGCGATAGTGAGGCTGGGTGAGAGGCCTGATGACCTTGCTTATGAAAGAGGGGCAATAAAAAGGTGCGAAAGCGTAGGGATAAATTGTACTGTATTTGCATTTTCTGAAGACATATCCGAAGAAGGGTTAATAAATGAAATAAATAAAATAAACGTAGATGGAAATATACACGGGATACTAGTGTTTCGCCCTTTGCCGAAACATATAGATGAAGAGAAAATAAAAGGGATAATATGTCCTGATAAGGATGTTGACTGTATGAATCCTGTCAACATAGCAAAGGTTTTTGCAGGAGATGGGAGCGGTTTTGCACCGTGCACTCCTGAAGCGGTTATTGAGATGATTGATTATTACAAAATACCTGTAGAGAGTAAAAACGTGGTTGTAATAGGCAGGAGCATGGTTGTAGGGAAACCCCTTTCAATGCTGCTGCTAAAAAAACACGGGACTGTAACAATCTGCCATACGCGGACAAAAAACCTTGAGGAAATCTGTAAAAGGGCAGATATTTTAATTGCAGCAGCGGGAAAAGCAAAAATGGTAAACAGGAATTTTATTTCGCCCAGTACCGTTGTTATTGATGTTGGGATTAATGTCGACCCGGATGGCAACCTTTGCGGCGATGTTGACTTCGATAGTGTCGCAGATATTGCCGGGAGCATAACACCGGTACCGGGAGGTGTAGGAACTGTAACTACTTCAGTTCTTGCAAAACACGTAATCCAGGCGGCAAGAAAAGCATATGAGAAGAATCAGTGA